tctacggccataccacgatgaacacacccgttctcgtctgatcacggaagttaagcatcgtcgggccgggatagtacttggatgggcccgcctgggaactcccggtgtcgtaggcttttcattttcatttgttgccttttcatttcaatggcgctgtgatatatttcttgttataacaattaaggaacgtggcggttgttgaaagtatttcctatgacattttcctacgacattttcaggtgatagtacgagaaaaaagagctttcaaatgcatacaaactcgatctattgccgatcatccaataaccctgacggaatggcaaataaaataaaattccgccgccttccgaagacttatatcgcaatcacgtttcgtaacagccaagcgaggttttaccttagcgcttaagtcaccaccgacatttggccgcgcaactattctaagctcattcattttgacttaaggagggggcgagcgcggacgcaggcccccactaccagaagatgtacggtcgagttactgacgtttgcagtaattgcagaggtcagtaactcaaagaaattaaataaaaaaatttgatcacaacgtcaaaataaattgcacgtatttgcccctactaatgtctacggccataccacgatgaacacacccgttctcgtctgatcacggaagttaagcatcgtcgggccggcatagtacttggatgggggaccgcctgggaactcccggtgtcgtaggcttttcattttcatttgttgccttttcatttcaatggcgctgtgttaTATTTCTTgctataacaattaaggaacgtggcggttgttgaaagtgttttctatgacattttcctacgacattttcaggtgatagtacgagaaaaaagagctttcaaatgcatacaaactcgatctattgccgatcatccaataaccctgacggaatggcaaataaaataaaattccgccgccttgcgaggacttatatcgcaatcacgtttcgtaacagccaagcgaggttttaccttagcgtttaagtcaccaccgacatttggccgcgcaactattctaagctcattcattttgacttaaggagggggcgagcgcggacgcaggcccccactaccagaaattgtacggtcgagttactgacgtttgcagtaatcgcagaggtcagtaactcaaagcaattaaataaaaaaatttgatcacaacgtcaaaataaattgcacgtatttgcccctactaatgtctacggccataccacgatgaacacacccgttctcgtctgatcacggaagttaagcatcgtcgggccgggatagtacttggatgggggaccgcctgggaactcccggtgtcgtaggcttttcattttcatttgttgccttttcgtttcaatggcgctgtgatatatttcctgttataacaattaaggaacgtggcggttgttgaaagtgtttcctatgacattttcctacgacattttcaggtgatagtacgagaaaaaagagctttcaaatgcatacaaactcgatctattgccgatcatccaataaccctgacggaatggcaaataaaataaaattccgccgccttccgaggacttatatcgcaatcacgtttcgtaacagccaagcgaggttttaccttagcgttttagtcaccaccgacatttggccgcgcaactattctaagctcattcattttgacttaaggagggggcgagcgcggacgcaggcccccactaccagaaattgtacggtcgagttactgacgtttgcagtaatcgcagaggtcagtaactcaaagaaattaaataaaaaaatttgatcacaacgtcaaaataaattgcacgtatttgcccctactaatgtctacggccataccacgatgaacacacccgttctcgtctgatcacggaagttaagcatcgtcgggccgggatagtacttggatgggggaccgcctgggaactcccggtgtcgtaggcttttcattttcatttgttgccttttcatttcaatggcgctgggatatatttcttgttataacaattaaggaacgtggcggttgttgaaagtgtttcctatgacattttcctacgacattttcaggtgatagtacgagaaaaaagagctttcaaatgcatacaaactcgatctattgccgatcatccaataaccctgacggaatggcaaataaaataaaattccgccgccttccgaggacttatatcgcaatcacgtttcgtaacagccaagcgaggttttaccttagcgtttaagtcaccaccgacatttggccgcgcaactattctaagctcattcattttgacttaaggagggggcgagcgcggacgcaggcccccactaccagaaattgtacggtcgagttactgacgtttgcagtaatcgcagaggtcagtaactcaaagaaattaaataaaaaaatttgatcacaacgtcaaaataaattgcacgtatttgcccctactaatgtctacggccataccacgatgaacacacccgttctcgtctgatcacggaagttaaacatcgtcgggccgggatagtacttggatgggggaccgcctgggaactcccggtgtcgtaggcttttcattttcatttgttgccttttcatttcaatggcgctgtgatatatttcttgttataacagttaaggaacgtggcggttgttgaaagtgtttcctatgacattttcctacgacattttcaggtgatagtacgagaaaaaaaagctttcaaatgcatacaaactcgatctattgccgatcgtccaataaccctgacggaatggcaaataaaataaaattccgccgccttccgaggacttatatcgcaatcacgtttcgtaacagccaagcgaggttttaccttagcgtttaagtcaccaccgacatttggccgcgcaacaattctaagctcattcattttgacttaaggagggggcgagcgtggacgcaggcccccactaccagaaattgtacggtcgagttactgacgtttgcagtaatcgcagaggtcagtaactcaaagaaattaaataaaaaaatttgatcacaacgtcaaaataaattgcacgtatttgccacTACTAATGTCTatggccataccacgatgaacacacccgttctcgtctgatcacggaagttaagcatcgtcgggccgggatagtacttggatgggggaccgcctgggaactcccggtgtcgtaggcttttcattttcatttgttgccttttcatttcaatggcgctgtgatatatttcttgttataacaattaaggaacgtggcggttgttgaaagtgtttcctatgacattttcctacgacattttcaggtgatagtacgagaaaaaggagctttcaaatgcatacaaactcgatctattgccgatcttccaataaccctgacggaatggcaaataaaataaaattccgccgccttccgaggacttatatcgcaatcacgtttcgtaacagccaagcaaggttttaccttagcgtttaagtcaccaccgacatttggccgcgcaactattctaagctcattcattttgacttaaggagggggcgagcgcggacgcaggcccccactaccagaaattgtacggtcgagttactgacgtttgcagtaatcgcagaggtcagtaactcaaagaaattaaataaaaaaatttgatcacaacgtcaaaataaattgcacgtatttgcccctactaatgtctacggccatacctcgatgaacacacccgttctcgtctgatcgcggaagttaagcatcgtcgggccgggatagtacttggatgggggaccgcctgggaactcccggtgtcgtaggcttttcattttcatttgttgccttttcatttcaatggcgctgtgatatatttcttgttataacagttaaggaacgtggcggttgttgaaagtgtttcctatgacattttcctacgacattttcaggtgatagtacgagaaaaaagagctttcaaatgcatacaaactcgatctattgccgatcgtccaataaccctgacggaatggcaaataaaataaaattccgccgccttccgaggacttatatcgcaatcacgtttcgtaacagccaagcgaggttttaccttagcgtttaagtcaccaccgacatttggccgcgcaacaattctaagctcattcattttgacttaaggtgGGGGCGAGCgtggacgcaggcccccactaccagaaattgtacggtcgagttactgacgtttgcagtaatcgcagaggtcagtaactcaaagaaattaaataaaaaaatttgattacaacgtcaaaataaattgcacgtatttgccacTACTAATGTCTatggccataccacgatgaacacacccgttctcgtctgatcacggaagttaagcatcgtcgggccgggatagtacttggatgggggaccgcctgggaactcccggtgtcgtaggcttttcattttcatttgttgccttttcatttcaatggcgctgtgatatatttcttgttataacaattaaggaacgtggcggtggttgaaagtgtttcctatgacattttcctacgacattttcaggtgatagtacgagaaaaaagagctttcaaatgcatacaaactcgatctattgacgatcatccaataaccctgacggaatggcaaataaaataaaattccgccgccttccgaggacttatatcgcaatcacgtttcgtaacagccaagcgaggttttaccttagcgtttaagtcaccaccgacatttggccgcgcaactattctaagctcattcattttgacttaaggagggggcgagcgcggacgcaggcccccactaccagaaattgtacggtcgagttactgacgtttgcagtaatcgcagaggtcagtaactcaaagaaattaaataaaaaaatttgatcacaacgtcaaaataaattgcacgtatttgcccctactaatgtctatggCCATACCACgctgaacacacccgttctcgtctgatcacggaagttaagcatcgtcgggccgggatagtacttggatgggggaccgcctgggaactcccggtgtcgtaggcttttcattttcatttgttgccttttcatttcaatggcgctgtgatatattttttgttataacaactaaggaacgtggcggttgttgaaagtgtttcctatgacattttcctacgacatttttaggtgatagtacgagaaaaaagagctttcaaatgcatacaaactcgatctattgccgatcatccaataaccctgacggaatggcaaataaaataaaattccgccgccttccgaggacttatatcgcaatcacgtttcgtaacagccaagcgaggttttaccttagcgtttaagtcaccaccgacatttggccgcgcaactattctaagctcattcattttgacttaaggagggggcgagcgcggacgcaggcccccactaccagaaattgtacggtcgagttactgacgtttgcagtaatcgcagaggtcagtaactcaaagaaattaaataaaaaaatttgatcacaacgtcaaaataaattgcacgtatttgcccctactaatgtctatggccataccacgatgaacacacccgttctcgtctgatcacggaagttaagcatcgtcgggccgggatagtacttggacgggggaccgcctgggaactcccggtgtcgtaggcttttcattttcatttgttgccttttcatttcaatggcgctgtgatatatttcttgttataacaattaaggaacgtggcggttgttgaaagtgtttcctatgacattttcctacgacattttcaggtaacagtacgagaaaaaagagctttcaaatgcatacaaactcgatctattgccgatcatccaataaccctgacggaatggcaaataaaataaaattccgccgccttccgaggacttatatcgcaatcacgtttcgtaacagccaagcgaggttttaccttagcgtttaagtcaccaccgacatttggccgcgcaactattctaagctcattcattttgacttaaggagggggcgagcgcggacgcaggcccccactaccagaaattgtacggtcgagttactgacgtttgcagtaatcgcagaggtcagtaactcaaagaaattaaatagaaaaatttgatcacaacatcaaaataaattgcacgtatttgccccaactaatgtctacggccataccacgatgaacacacccgttctcgtctgatcacggaagttaagcatcgtcgggccgggatagtacttggatgggggaccgcctgggaactcccggtgtcgtaggcttttcattttcatttgttgccttttcatttcaatggcgctgtgatatatttcttgttataacaattaaggaacgtggcggttgttgaaagtgtttcctatgacattttcctacgacattttcaggtgatagtacgagaaaaaagagctttcaaatgcatacaaactcgatctattgccgatcatccaataaccctgacggaatggcaaataaaataaaattccgccgccttccgaggacttatatcgcaatcacgtttcgtaacagccaagcgaggttttaccttagcgtttaagtcaccaccgacatttggccgcgcaactattctaagctcattcattttgacttaaggagggggcgagcgcggacgcaggcccccacttccagaaattgtacggtcaagttactgacgtttgcagtaatcgcagaggtcagtaactcaaagaaattaaataaaaacatttgatcacagcgtcaaaataaattgcacgtatttgcccctactaatgtctacggccataccacgatgaacacacccgttctcgtctgatcagggaagttaagcatcgtcgggccgggatagtacttggatgggggaccgcctgggaactcccggtgtcgtaggcttttcattttcatttgttgccttttcatttcaatggcgctgtgatatatttcttgttataacaattaaggaacgtggcggttgttgaaagtgtttcctatgacattttcctacgacattttcaggtgatagtacgagaaaaaagagctttcaaatgcatacaaactcgatctattgccgatcatccaataaccctgacggaatggaaaataaaataaaattccgccgccttccgaggacttatatcgcaatcacgtttcgtaacagccaagcgaggttttaccttagcgtttaagtcaccaccgacatttggccgcgcaactattctaagctcattcattttgacttaagaaGGGGGCGAGCGccgacgcaggcccccactaccagaaattgtacggtcgagttactgacgtttgcagtaatcgcagaggtcagtaactcaaagaaattaaataaaaaaatttgattacaacgtcaaaataaattgcacgtatttgccacTACTAATGTCTatggccataccacgatgaacacacccgttctcgtctgatcacggaagttaagcatcgtcgggccgggatagtacttggatgggggaccgcctgggaactcccggtgtcgtaggcttttcattttcatttgttgccttttcatttcaatggcgctgtgatatatttcttgttataacaattaaggaacgtggcggttgttgaaagtgtttcctatgacattttcctacgacattttcaggtgatagtacgagaaaaaagagctttcaaatgcatacaaactcgatccattgccgatcatccaataaccctgacggaatggcaaataaaataaaattccgccgccttccgaggacttatatcgcaatcacgtttcgtaacagccaagcgaggttttaccttagcgtttaagtcaccaccgacatttggccgcgcaactattctaagctcattcaatttgacttaaggagggggcgagcgcggacgcaggcccccactaccagaaattgtacggtcgagttactgacgtttgcagtaatcgcagaggtcagtaactcaaagaaattaaatagaaaaatttgatcacaacgtcaaaataaattgcacgtatttgcccctactaatgtctacggccataccacgatgaacacacccgttctcgtctgatcacggaagttaagcatcgtcgggccgggatagtacttggatgggggaccgcctgggaactcccggtgtcgtaggcttttcattttcatttgttgccttttcatttcaatggcgctgtgatatatttcttgttataacaattaaggaacgtggcggttgttgaaagtgtttcctatgacattttcctacgacattttcaggtgatagtacgagaaaaaagagctttcaaatgcatacaaactcgatctattgccgatcatccaataaccctgacggaatggcaaaaaaaataaaattccgccgccttccgaggacttatatcgcaatcacgtttcgtaacagccaagcgaggttttaccttagcgtttaagtcaccaccgacatttggccgcgcaactattctaagctcattcattttgacttaaggagggggcgagcgcggacgcaggtcCCCACTACCataaattgtacggtcgagttactgacgtttgcagtaatcgcagaggtcagtaactcaaagaaattaaataaaaaaatttgatcacaacgtcaaaataaattgcacgtatttgcccctactaatgtctacggccataccacgatgaacacacccgttctcgtcagatcacggaagttaagcatcgtcgggccgggatagtacttggatgggggaccgcctgggaactcccggtgtcgtaggcttttcattttcatttgttgccttttcatttcaatggcgctgtgatatatttcttgttataacaattaaggaacgtggcggttgttgaaagtgtttcctatgacattttcctacgacattttcaggtaatagtacgagaaaaaagagctttcaaatgcatacaaactcgatctattgccgatcatccaataaccctgacggaatggcaaataaaataaaattccgccgccttccgaggacttttatcgcaatcacgtttcgtaacagccaagcgaggttttaccttagcgtttaagtcaccaccgacatttggccgcgcaactattctaagctcattcattttgacttaaggagggggcgagcgcggacgcaggcccccactaccagaaattgtacggtcgagttactgacgtttgcagtaatcgcagaggtcagcccaagcgtagtgcaatgcaagagcctcactctggaagaaaacccctcattgatcagtctttacttccccgtcaggtaagtatgagttggaactgcaccgtagcatgagggtacccttcaaagtttgttaatgcttgtggcttgagtgtgttataaactgccgtgttgcggggcataggctgtattctcccccagtgtacgcgttttgttcccgccgtagactatgcagagtgccgtcggaaagaggactgctattattctttttttgcttatgtgggccgccatcggtaatagtgcaacaccaaggcaacccgtggtcacggcgtgaatgaatccacctccatgacccaaggccaaaaatcagattattatactgaccattcagagaatggcctaccagatattaaactgataagaacagatactacacttgatcttagccattaggcagAAAAGCGATAAAGAaaaagcgttgccatgataggcatcgtccacacaccgtaactgcttgtggagcatgtcacgttactgtaaagcttacaactgtcaccgcgtacggatggacggcgacatagtaaaaatcacggctgttgatttagccgtaggatggagagcgactgtagcgagtggatggtaacttacatgaatgctaacaaaggcgacgatactaagtgcgtgatattactttccaatatgtctgcgtacattccgtttatcaacgcattacgccagaacgtgcgcgcgcgttacacagtagaccatgcagccgaaatgcgacagtgcgaccctgccaggagtcgaacctggaatcccctgattcgtagtcagatgccttatccattgggccacagggccatgcttatgacttcgccccatcgttattttggcttgtgcattcgttttacttacgaaagaattcttcgtgtttgtagccatgaaagaaagggacttctgtgagtgaatttttttactgtggtctaataaaaaagtcgaaacgcagtgcccaatatatgaattgctcctaatagccggaaacaggccgtgtcgatgatgtaggccgacatacgcaacgcaaaccaaagaacgctttatgaaaatcctaacacgagcgcggaagaagcccaaattaacagactagatgtaatgctgaagacctcaaactccagcagcttctcttgcagactattgcgtcgtactacaaataaaaattaacatgctttcgcatagtcgcggcacccaaaacggacattatacgatgtacagaaacacacatttctgttttcgcgccaaatcaattcccgggagtggtacttttacgtccgcataattcgcaccgtcttaaattatatctcatttacacggtaatgtttagtatacttctactgtgataacaagcatcgtttatcgttggattgttgtaagaaaacattaaaaatgagtgaagcagcttctccaaagaaaatcgcacccaagaagaaacctgctgcaaagaagacagctgatcaccctaaatatgcggacatgatcaaggctgctatcgctaccctaaaggaacgcggtggttcatctcgccaagctattacaaaatatattcatgcaaattacaaagttgctgaaaactcagatcatcatctgaaaatggctcttaaacgaggagtaacatcaggcgatttgattcaaactaaaggcactggtgcttctggatcattcaagctaggtcaggtaaaaaaagaaaaacctaagaaaaaggccgcagcaaaaaagccaacggcaaagaagcctactgcaaagaaaagtacaccaaaaaagaagccagcaaagaagagcacgccaaagaaagcagcaaagaagcctgccacaaagaaagcctcggctaagaaaccagcagctaagaaacccacaaagaagcctgttgctaaaaaacctgcagcaaagaaggtcaaaaagactcccaaaaaggcagcaaagaagaccgcaaaaaaatagtttgtgtgtatctggctattacattaacaaacggctatttttatagccacacatttacaaaaaaacattatcttggtacaaagttaaacttgtttaagtcacttaaacagttaaaaaagagtaaatttaagattagattccctaagtttaagtattttcgtttttaaatttcttattttcttggttttacttttcttgcccttcatatttttaacattgtcaaactttatgtagcataaaatttttatgtagcataaaatttaaacagaaagcaggacaaagtttgatataaaaagctagccgtaatattctttatggatgtgtggctataaaaatagccgttttttgtttggtaagatgcttaggcacgttccccacgaattcttcttgccaactggatgtctttaggcatgattgtaactcgttttgcgtgaatggcacacaagttagtatcctcgaacaagccaacaaggtacgcttcagaagcctcttgcagagccataacggctgtgctctggaatcgcagatctgttttgaagtcctgagcaatttctcgcacaagacgctggaaaggcaacttgcggatcaagagctcggttgacttctggtatcttctgatttctctgagagcaactgtaccaggtctgtaaggATGTGGTTTtctcactcctccagtagctggtgcgcttttcctcgcagctttagtggcgagttgttttcgtggacccttcctccagtagatttacgtgcagtttgctttgtacgagccatattttaagaagtcgatgtagtacggatacacaagacggtctaaaatgcactatcgcgccaaagttttatttctcatattgattgacagctaaggttcaaaacaaaccatttgattggtgctaagaaagtaatttctgattggctgcataatgacattacgctcattactttaacatttttataaaatctgtgttttttggctacgggaaaacggctgtatcttctgatacacaaaagcttttgactttttttttttagtaagtagcagaaggtttggcgaattccaacgatgccaaatttattgccttactgaaacattaagaccacgaatttttaaaaaaactacagttttacttaaaaaaatgtacaaaatgttcggaacattttgtaatgacgcaactctattggttaattagggtgtttccacgagcagtaggtaattttatggcctctttttaaagctgtctgaattctgttaactcaaacattgtttttgtactcgttctgtacgcaactatatcaatatgtctggacgcggaaaaggaggtaaaggattgggaaaaggaggtgctaaacgtcaccgaaaaattcttcgtgataacattcagggaatcacaaaacctgctattcgacgtcttgctcgccgaggtggtgtcaaacgtatctctggccttatctatgaggaaaccagaggtgtactgaaggttttcttagagaatgttattcgtgatgctgtaacctacacagagcacgctaaacgcaagaccgttaccgctatggatgttatttatgccttaaaacgtcaaggaagaactctttacggattcggaggttaagcgttgtcattgctcaacaaaaacggctatttttatagccacaaatcttttaaaacattactttgtgcacgcttccaaattacacaatgtgtaaagtcttgtcacagttacatttattgctatacgatactatgtcatatatgacacaaaaaaaatttagaaatactttgtagggttaatttgcctgggagtgtttccgtgaaaagctgggttaagttaaatgtaagcaataacatggatcaatgtact
This is a stretch of genomic DNA from Hydractinia symbiolongicarpus strain clone_291-10 chromosome 9, HSymV2.1, whole genome shotgun sequence. It encodes these proteins:
- the LOC130656959 gene encoding histone H1-delta-like, producing MSEAASPKKIAPKKKPAAKKTADHPKYADMIKAAIATLKERGGSSRQAITKYIHANYKVAENSDHHLKMALKRGVTSGDLIQTKGTGASGSFKLGQVKKEKPKKKAAAKKPTAKKPTAKKSTPKKKPAKKSTPKKAAKKPATKKASAKKPAAKKPTKKPVAKKPAAKKVKKTPKKAAKKTAKK